A part of Clostridium novyi genomic DNA contains:
- a CDS encoding flagellar brake protein, producing MTKLDFKINNKVQIIDYEGKVYNSDIQDIKKDCVAISIPIKDSEYLPLRKKDTVDILYHDGNCMYSFSSIVAERTSSNIPLIWINSPKTYKKIQRRKFVRVSVLYKGKFAIVDRMFKETKENIKNVKFMECNIVDLSGGGMRIRTNIEIEKESILIIILPMGNKSVFLKGEVKRIGKDNTNYKEYGIGFVDISARQQDEIIKYVFTIMRKQMRKGLKEE from the coding sequence ATGACTAAATTAGATTTTAAAATTAATAATAAAGTTCAAATAATTGATTATGAAGGAAAAGTATATAACTCAGATATTCAAGATATTAAAAAAGATTGTGTAGCTATTAGTATTCCCATAAAGGATTCAGAATATTTACCTTTAAGAAAAAAGGATACAGTTGATATTTTATATCATGATGGAAATTGTATGTATAGTTTTTCATCTATAGTTGCAGAAAGGACAAGTTCCAATATTCCATTAATTTGGATTAATTCGCCTAAAACATATAAAAAAATTCAAAGAAGAAAGTTTGTACGTGTATCAGTTTTATATAAAGGTAAATTTGCAATTGTTGACAGAATGTTTAAAGAGACTAAAGAAAACATAAAAAATGTTAAATTTATGGAATGCAATATTGTTGATTTAAGTGGCGGTGGAATGAGGATTAGAACTAATATAGAAATAGAAAAAGAAAGTATACTTATAATTATTCTACCAATGGGAAACAAAAGTGTATTTTTAAAAGGAGAAGTTAAACGTATTGGAAAAGATAATACAAATTACAAAGAATATGGTATAGGATTTGTAGATATATCTGCAAGACAGCAAGATGAAATAATAAAATATGTATTTACAATTATGAGAAAACAGATGAGAAAAGGATTAAAGGAGGAATGA
- a CDS encoding MinD/ParA family protein — protein MLDQAEKLRSLAKNNLQWNENHIEEIMGTKIITITSGKGGVGKSNFVVNLGITLQKMGNKVLILDADVGMGNDDVLMGFLPKYNIYDIIFNEKTIDEVLIQGPYGIKLLPAGTGINKIYELDSDKREKFLSKLEELNVFDFILMDTGAGINKNVLTFVECAEDLIIVTTPEPTSLTDAYSLMKAIVHLKLKDKAKIVVNKVLDYEEGIKTFNKFNNAAKRFLKIELDYLGSISEDRKLIEAVRSQKPVVISFPNCKTALDIEEIALKLCGYNRKMKTDGVQGIFKKIFHIFS, from the coding sequence ATGTTAGATCAGGCTGAAAAGCTTAGAAGTTTAGCCAAAAATAATTTACAATGGAATGAAAATCATATAGAAGAAATAATGGGTACAAAGATTATAACTATTACATCTGGAAAAGGCGGGGTAGGTAAAAGTAATTTTGTAGTTAACTTAGGTATAACCCTTCAAAAAATGGGTAACAAAGTCCTTATATTGGATGCTGATGTAGGTATGGGAAATGATGATGTTCTTATGGGATTTTTACCTAAATATAATATTTATGATATAATATTCAATGAAAAAACTATTGATGAAGTATTAATACAAGGTCCTTATGGTATTAAATTGTTACCTGCAGGTACAGGTATTAATAAGATTTATGAATTAGATAGTGATAAAAGAGAAAAATTTTTAAGTAAGTTAGAAGAACTTAATGTATTTGATTTTATATTAATGGATACTGGAGCGGGTATAAATAAAAATGTACTAACTTTTGTAGAATGTGCAGAAGATCTTATTATAGTTACTACTCCAGAACCAACGTCTTTAACTGATGCTTATAGTCTTATGAAGGCAATAGTTCATTTAAAGTTAAAGGATAAAGCAAAAATAGTTGTAAATAAGGTTTTAGATTATGAGGAAGGGATTAAAACTTTTAATAAATTTAATAATGCTGCTAAAAGATTTTTAAAGATAGAGCTTGATTATCTTGGAAGTATATCAGAGGATAGAAAGCTTATAGAAGCAGTTAGAAGTCAAAAGCCTGTTGTGATTAGTTTTCCAAACTGCAAAACGGCTCTTGATATAGAAGAAATTGCCCTAAAGTTATGTGGATATAATAGAAAAATGAAAACAGATGGAGTACAAGGAATATTTAAAAAAATTTTTCATATCTTTTCATAG